The following coding sequences lie in one Colias croceus chromosome 1, ilColCroc2.1 genomic window:
- the LOC123696190 gene encoding uncharacterized protein LOC123696190 isoform X2, which produces MIITWEQPWYQKTGWLTRRLKQSSDDEKFCEDKMSKAECDRIHKNWKKFVKQFNLPNKPMCLARWRNKDKNKRGQEEKVRRFVISYLAQKLERNLYQVFHYFVAKYASPNRGKYTELELKIIKMCIYHFPKNGIQYASRILCREPRGIYKRLAEDCEEHLLHRNKEKWSLPLATKFLKHLMDYSGYSLEELKYKRFDTSIWKKLEKDMDKYYLTLQKFWYYYLHVQLFVKQDVKIRKLRKKILLLLRKYPYQVWTDIRWKEIQKHFPDGMTNNFLYDTTTRAISKYENYLTSPIENIIEYGLVRIKQDSNKRLRTVILNSEGMLEVINYKKSNNNFTSQNEN; this is translated from the exons ATGATTATAACTTGGGAGCAGCCATGGTATCAGAAAACTGGATGGTTAACAAGAAGGCTAAAACAATCAAGTGATGATGAGAAATTTTGTGAAGATAAAATGAGTAAAGCTGAGTGTGATCGAATACACAAAAATTGGAAAAAGTTTGTAAAG CAATTCAACCTGCCAAATAAACCAATGTGTCTGGCAAGATGGCgcaataaagataaaaacaaaagagGACAGGAAGAGAAAGTAAGGCGTTTTGTCATTTCATACTTAGCACAAAAACTTGAAAGAAATCTCTATCAGGTCTTCCACTACTTTGTGGCAAAATATGCTAGTCCCAACAGAGGCAAATATACTGAgcttgaattaaaaattattaaaatgtgtatttatCATTTTCCAAAAAATGGCATTCAATATGCCTCCCGAATACTTTGTAGAGAACCTAGAGGTATATATAAAAGGCTAGCCGAAGACTGTGAAG AGCATTTATTGCACAGAAACAAAGAGAAATGGTCTTTGCCATTGGCaacaaaatttttgaaacaccTTATGGATTACTCTGGTTATTCACTGGaagagttaaaatataaaagatttgATACATCAATTTGGAAGAAGCTTGAAAAGGACATGGACAAGTATTATCTGACGTTACAAAAATTTTGGTACTACTACCTGCATGTACAACTGTTTGTTAAACAAGATGTAAAAATAAGAAAGCTGAGGAAGAAGATACTACTATT gtTGAGGAAATATCCATATCAAGTTTGGACAGACATTCGATGGAAAGAAATACAGAAACATTTCCCTGATGGAATGacaaataactttttatatgATACTACAACTAGGGCCATTAgcaaatatgaaaattatttaaccagcccaattgaaaatattatagaatatggTCTAGTGAGGATAAAGCAAGATAGTAACAAGAGATTGAGGActgtaattttaaacagtGAAGGCATGTTAGAagtcattaattataaaaaaagtaataacaattttacttCTCAAAATGAGAATTAA
- the LOC123690816 gene encoding oocyte zinc finger protein XlCOF29-like, which yields MFVSHDKSVTKKKIQKPNILRRKPKAIVLKSTADTEFLDSLNDKDSETTTYFVESDTNIDNESTTKKLVKGNNTSKKVYQIINDDSILRDYQIIENEVNTRPNNLLPAEISIENSICNDEDLVQSSLNIDSFLIDNTTKQNITLSANVTPLKNQVVKASDKLCFGFIDDSNRLVIEPCDVTQEGFCLEPKSDVVSTMVPLSAVSTIQGTIDNYAQMPTIIKTHKFSIEDLTQKSVRYKCDEPNCSKEFLSEQKLVKHKNSHNKECRVPRQTTLECPVKKLDGSGIEEPCGRTFQVRGDLIKHLNEEHAPEDAGYKCEECGRSFFWASGLRAHSRSHAAGARAALACPWPGCGRVFRQPCRLREHSRAHTGDKPYHCSYPNCGWSFRTASKLLRHSRGHRGDRRHPCAACGRAFLRREHLREHSARHHAARNQPHACPRPDCKQTFTNMSSLYTHMKKVHPKEDTNEIEDPVPADNEQILKKPTNMFMVNLWDGSAVELVEEGKDESQDVLLQSNTSNVGIELEIENAVNVDMEGVRDELEEEIMEVEGEVREMMDMEGEGQSARTHCTWPLTKSYKSPNDGYVLEDDVQVGQSEGSESNIYTVRSDLFLHGSVFHSEDSEQMCSTVRVCERGLAALDADLLLGAPSLDISQEELYTDAVDESSFRVFLLSGEELS from the exons atgtttgtttcacACGACAAAAGCGTTactaagaaaaaaatacagaaacCAAATATATTAAGAAGGAAACCCAAGGCTATTGTATTGAAGTCAACGGCTGATACGGAATTTTTGGATTCCCTAAACGACAAGGACAGTGAAACAACTACGTATTTTGTTGAAAGTGATACAAACATTGATAATGAGAGCACCACAAAGAAACTCGTAAAGGGAAATAATACATCAAAAAAGGTTTATCAAATTATCAATGATGACAGTATACTAAGAGATTAccaaataattgaaaatgaaGTAAATACAAGACCAAATAATTTGTTACCTGCAGAAATAAGTATTGAGAACAGCATAT GTAACGATGAAGACCTTGTACAGTCATCATTAAATATAGATTCCTTTTTAATTGACAATACCACAAAACAG aatatTACTCTGTCTGCCAATGTTACACCTCTAAAAAACCAAGTTGTTAAAGCAAGTGATAAATTATGTTTCGGTTTTATTGATGACTCCAACAGATTAGTTATTGAAccat GTGATGTAACTCAAGAAGGTTTTTGTTTAGAGCCAAAGTCTGATGTAGTTAGTACGATGGTGCCGTTGTCAGCAGTATCTACTATACAAGGCACAATAGACAATTATGCACAAATGCCAACTATAATAAAAACCCATAAGTTTTCTATAGAAGATCTTACTCAAAAGTCAGTGCGTTACAAG tgCGATGAACCAAATTGTAGCAAGGAGTTCTTAAGTGAGCAAAAACTGGTGAAACACAAAAATTCTCATAACAAGGAATGCAGGGTGCCTCGGCAGACAACATTGGAGTGTCCTGTGAAGAAATTGGATGGTAGCGGGATAGAGGAGCCATGTGGGAGAACATTTCAAGTTAGGGGAGATCTGATCAAGCATTTGAATGAAGAACATGCACCAGAGGATGCAGGCTATAA ATGCGAGGAGTGCGGGCGCAGCTTCTTCTGGGCGTCCGGACTGCGCGCGCACAGCCGCTCGCACGCGGCGGGCGCCCGCGCGGCGCTGGCGTGCCCGTGGCCCGGCTGCGGCCGCGTGTTCCGTCAGCCGTGCCGCCTGCGCGAGCACAGCCGCGCGCACACCGGCGACAAGCCCTACCACTGCAGCTATCCC AATTGCGGTTGGTCGTTCCGCACGGCGAGCAAGCTGCTGCGTCACTCGCGCGGCCACCGGGGCGACCGTCGGCACCCGTGCGCGGCGTGCGGGCGCGCGTTCCTGCGCCGCGAGCACCTGCGCGAGCACAGCGCGCGACACCACGCCGCGCGCAACCAGCCGCACGCCTGCCCGCGACCAG AttgcaaacaaacatttacaaACATGAGTTCACTCTACACGCATATGAAGAAAGTGCACCCTAAAGAAGATACAAATGAAATAGAAGATCCCGTGCCGGCTGATAATGagcaaatattgaaaaagcCGACAAATATGTTTATG gtaaatTTATGGGATGGGTCAGCGGTAGAATTAGTTGAGGAGGGAAAAGATGAGTCGCAAGATGTTCTCTTACAGTCTAATACTAGCAATGTAGGGATAGAGTTGGAGATAGAAAACGCAGTGAACGTAGATATGGAGGGAGTTAGAGATGAGCTGGAGGAAGAGATAATGGAAGTGGAGGGAGAAGTAAGGGAGATGATGGATATGGAGGGAGAAGGACAGTCAGCAAGAACGCATTGTACCTGGCCACTGACGAAGAGCTATAAGAGTCCCAATGATGGATACGTACTTGAAGATGATGTTCAG GTGGGGCAGTCGGAGGGTTCCGAGAGCAATATTTACACGGTGCGCAGCGACTTGTTCCTGCACGGCAGTGTGTTTCATAGCGAGGATAGCGA GCAAATGTGCAGTACGGTGCGTGTATGCGAGCGTGGTCTGGCCGCACTCGATGCAGACTTACTACTGGGCGCACCTTCACTTGATATCTCgcag
- the LOC123696190 gene encoding uncharacterized protein LOC123696190 isoform X1 encodes MDLSIFNNIEISDPTCKDQISILLEDLRIEEEDFIEKLVEKQDSMIITWEQPWYQKTGWLTRRLKQSSDDEKFCEDKMSKAECDRIHKNWKKFVKQFNLPNKPMCLARWRNKDKNKRGQEEKVRRFVISYLAQKLERNLYQVFHYFVAKYASPNRGKYTELELKIIKMCIYHFPKNGIQYASRILCREPRGIYKRLAEDCEEHLLHRNKEKWSLPLATKFLKHLMDYSGYSLEELKYKRFDTSIWKKLEKDMDKYYLTLQKFWYYYLHVQLFVKQDVKIRKLRKKILLLLRKYPYQVWTDIRWKEIQKHFPDGMTNNFLYDTTTRAISKYENYLTSPIENIIEYGLVRIKQDSNKRLRTVILNSEGMLEVINYKKSNNNFTSQNEN; translated from the exons atggatttgtccatatttaataatattgaaatctcAGATCCCACATGCAAGGATCAGATTTCAATACTTTTGGAAGACTTACGAATAGAAGAGGAAGATTTTATTGAG AAACTTGTAGAGAAACAAGATTCCATGATTATAACTTGGGAGCAGCCATGGTATCAGAAAACTGGATGGTTAACAAGAAGGCTAAAACAATCAAGTGATGATGAGAAATTTTGTGAAGATAAAATGAGTAAAGCTGAGTGTGATCGAATACACAAAAATTGGAAAAAGTTTGTAAAG CAATTCAACCTGCCAAATAAACCAATGTGTCTGGCAAGATGGCgcaataaagataaaaacaaaagagGACAGGAAGAGAAAGTAAGGCGTTTTGTCATTTCATACTTAGCACAAAAACTTGAAAGAAATCTCTATCAGGTCTTCCACTACTTTGTGGCAAAATATGCTAGTCCCAACAGAGGCAAATATACTGAgcttgaattaaaaattattaaaatgtgtatttatCATTTTCCAAAAAATGGCATTCAATATGCCTCCCGAATACTTTGTAGAGAACCTAGAGGTATATATAAAAGGCTAGCCGAAGACTGTGAAG AGCATTTATTGCACAGAAACAAAGAGAAATGGTCTTTGCCATTGGCaacaaaatttttgaaacaccTTATGGATTACTCTGGTTATTCACTGGaagagttaaaatataaaagatttgATACATCAATTTGGAAGAAGCTTGAAAAGGACATGGACAAGTATTATCTGACGTTACAAAAATTTTGGTACTACTACCTGCATGTACAACTGTTTGTTAAACAAGATGTAAAAATAAGAAAGCTGAGGAAGAAGATACTACTATT gtTGAGGAAATATCCATATCAAGTTTGGACAGACATTCGATGGAAAGAAATACAGAAACATTTCCCTGATGGAATGacaaataactttttatatgATACTACAACTAGGGCCATTAgcaaatatgaaaattatttaaccagcccaattgaaaatattatagaatatggTCTAGTGAGGATAAAGCAAGATAGTAACAAGAGATTGAGGActgtaattttaaacagtGAAGGCATGTTAGAagtcattaattataaaaaaagtaataacaattttacttCTCAAAATGAGAATTAA